A region of Pseudarthrobacter sp. NIBRBAC000502770 DNA encodes the following proteins:
- the aroB gene encoding 3-dehydroquinate synthase gives MNTQSTVINVTGEGAGNNYGVVVGRGLLGDLPGLLGERVRRVLVIHPRALRLTGDTVRDELAAAGFTSLTAEIPDAEEGKHIQVAAFCWQVLGQNDFTRSDAIVAVGGGAVTDLAGFVAATWLRGVKVIHMPTSLLGMVDASVGGKTGINTAEGKNLVGAFHPPAAVLADLDTLDTLPKNEMISGLAEVIKCGFIADPAILDLVETDPAAVVDPRSEALRELVERAIAVKAKVVSEDLKESGLREILNYGHTLGHAIELVERYSWRHGAAVSVGMMFAAELARSVGRLSDADADRHRSILDGLGLPVTYRRDRWQGLLDGMRRDKKSRGDLLRFVVLDGIAKPGILDVPDTSLLFAAYQEIAS, from the coding sequence GTGAACACGCAATCAACAGTCATCAACGTCACCGGCGAAGGTGCCGGCAACAACTACGGCGTCGTCGTCGGGCGCGGCCTGCTTGGTGACCTTCCCGGGCTGCTCGGGGAGCGCGTCCGGCGGGTCCTGGTGATCCACCCCCGTGCCCTGCGCCTCACCGGAGACACTGTCCGGGACGAACTCGCCGCTGCCGGCTTCACCTCCCTCACCGCCGAAATCCCGGACGCGGAAGAAGGCAAGCACATCCAGGTGGCCGCTTTCTGCTGGCAGGTCCTCGGCCAGAATGATTTCACCCGCTCCGATGCCATTGTTGCCGTGGGCGGGGGCGCGGTGACCGACCTCGCCGGCTTCGTCGCCGCCACCTGGCTGCGCGGGGTCAAGGTCATCCACATGCCCACCAGCCTGCTGGGCATGGTGGATGCGTCCGTGGGCGGCAAGACCGGCATCAACACCGCTGAGGGAAAGAACCTGGTGGGTGCCTTCCACCCGCCCGCTGCCGTCCTGGCGGACCTGGACACGCTGGACACGCTGCCGAAAAACGAGATGATTTCCGGCCTCGCCGAGGTCATCAAGTGCGGCTTCATCGCCGATCCCGCCATCCTTGACCTGGTCGAAACGGACCCCGCCGCGGTGGTGGACCCCCGCTCCGAAGCGCTCCGCGAACTCGTTGAACGGGCCATTGCGGTCAAGGCGAAGGTGGTCTCCGAGGACCTCAAGGAATCCGGCCTCCGGGAGATCCTGAACTACGGCCACACCCTGGGCCACGCCATCGAACTGGTGGAACGCTACTCCTGGCGGCACGGGGCCGCCGTGTCCGTCGGGATGATGTTCGCCGCGGAACTCGCCCGCAGCGTCGGGCGGCTCAGCGATGCCGACGCCGACCGGCACCGGAGCATCCTTGACGGGCTTGGGCTTCCTGTCACCTACCGGCGGGACCGGTGGCAGGGCCTGCTCGACGGCATGCGCCGTGACAAGAAATCCCGGGGGGACCTGCTGCGCTTCGTCGTCCTGGACGGCATCGCCAAGCCCGGAATCCTCGACGTCCCGGACACGTCGCTGCTGTTTGCCGCCTACCAGGAGATTGCTTCCTGA
- a CDS encoding shikimate kinase gives MLHRSSPGPLGDRPIVLIGPMAVGKSAIGQQLAQQVGARFIDTDAVIVAGHGSIADIFAGRGEHAFREIEARTVADAVEEAEGTPTIISLGGGAVLDSGTQQLISRCTVVYLECDADTVADRIARNSGRPLLAGDAMGRWTAMFATRRPVYERLADITLDVRHGSIPELGGRLEAALRNHAAAKQEVEK, from the coding sequence GTGCTCCACCGCAGCAGTCCCGGACCTCTCGGCGACCGGCCGATAGTGCTCATCGGCCCGATGGCCGTAGGAAAATCGGCCATCGGACAGCAGCTCGCCCAGCAGGTGGGCGCCAGGTTCATCGACACGGACGCGGTGATCGTGGCCGGCCACGGGTCCATCGCGGACATCTTCGCAGGACGCGGCGAGCACGCGTTCCGGGAGATCGAGGCCCGGACCGTCGCCGACGCCGTCGAGGAAGCCGAAGGCACACCCACGATAATTTCGCTGGGCGGCGGGGCTGTACTCGACTCGGGAACGCAGCAACTGATCAGCCGCTGCACCGTTGTGTACCTGGAGTGCGACGCCGATACCGTGGCGGACCGGATAGCCCGGAACTCCGGCCGTCCCCTCCTCGCCGGCGATGCCATGGGCCGCTGGACGGCAATGTTCGCCACCCGCAGGCCGGTCTACGAGAGGCTGGCCGACATCACCCTGGACGTCCGCCACGGCTCAATACCTGAGCTCGGCGGCCGGCTGGAAGCAGCACTGCGGAACCACGCAGCTGCCAAACAGGAAGTTGAAAAGTGA
- the aroC gene encoding chorismate synthase: protein MMRWLTAGESHGPALMGIIEGVPAGVEITGGHIADSLARRRLGYGRGARMKFEQDVVTILGGVRHGLTQGGPVAIQVANTEWPKWEQIMSADPVEPGLLADQARNAPLTRPRPGHADFTGMQKYGFDEARPVLERASARETATRVALGTVAAQFLKHLGIELVSHTVSIASVTVPEGRPLPVPGDVIALDADPLRCFDRETSDAMVAEVDAAHKEGETLGGVVEVLAYGLPPGLGSYVHWDRRLDARLAAALMGIQAIKGVEVGDGFLTAARRGSAAHDEIVRDGDGRIVRASNRAGGIEGGMSIGDVLRVRAAMKPIATVPRALRTIDVSTGEPAKAHHQRSDVCAVPAAGVVAEAMVALVLAEAVIEKFGGDSVAETARNIKGYLDSIPASLDSIGQ from the coding sequence ATTATGCGTTGGTTGACTGCCGGTGAATCCCATGGCCCGGCTCTGATGGGAATTATTGAAGGCGTCCCCGCCGGGGTGGAAATCACCGGTGGCCACATCGCAGACTCCCTGGCCCGCCGCCGGCTTGGCTACGGGCGGGGGGCCCGGATGAAGTTCGAGCAGGACGTGGTCACTATCCTCGGCGGTGTCCGGCACGGCCTGACCCAGGGCGGTCCCGTCGCCATCCAGGTGGCGAACACCGAATGGCCCAAGTGGGAGCAGATCATGTCCGCCGACCCGGTGGAACCCGGACTCCTCGCCGACCAGGCGCGCAATGCGCCCCTGACGCGGCCGCGCCCGGGGCACGCAGACTTCACGGGCATGCAGAAGTACGGCTTCGACGAAGCCCGCCCGGTGCTGGAGCGCGCCAGCGCACGGGAGACCGCCACCCGCGTGGCACTGGGGACCGTGGCGGCCCAGTTCCTCAAGCACCTCGGCATTGAACTTGTCAGCCATACCGTGTCCATCGCCAGCGTGACGGTACCCGAAGGCCGCCCGCTGCCCGTGCCCGGTGACGTCATCGCCCTGGACGCGGACCCCCTGCGCTGCTTCGACCGCGAAACTTCGGACGCCATGGTGGCCGAAGTGGATGCTGCGCACAAGGAAGGCGAAACCCTGGGCGGCGTGGTGGAAGTCCTGGCGTACGGGCTACCGCCCGGACTGGGCAGCTACGTGCACTGGGACCGCCGCCTGGACGCCAGGCTGGCGGCCGCCCTCATGGGCATCCAGGCCATCAAGGGGGTTGAGGTCGGCGACGGCTTCCTGACCGCTGCACGCCGTGGCTCCGCTGCCCACGACGAAATCGTCCGGGACGGCGACGGCCGCATTGTCCGCGCCAGCAACCGCGCCGGCGGCATCGAAGGCGGCATGAGCATCGGCGATGTCCTCCGGGTCCGCGCAGCCATGAAGCCCATCGCAACCGTTCCGCGCGCCCTGCGGACCATCGACGTCAGCACCGGGGAGCCGGCCAAGGCACACCACCAGCGCTCGGATGTCTGCGCAGTTCCGGCTGCCGGCGTGGTGGCCGAGGCCATGGTGGCCCTGGTCCTCGCTGAAGCCGTCATTGAAAAGTTCGGCGGTGACTCCGTGGCGGAAACCGCGCGCAACATCAAGGGTTACCTGGACAGCATCCCGGCATCCCTGGACTCGATCGGCCAGTAG
- a CDS encoding shikimate dehydrogenase yields MSLRAAVLGHPISHSKSPALHLSAYGQLGAGISYTAIDVTEALLPAFMRQIRDQPGWRGLSVTMPLKTAMLDEVDEVRGVAGTLGVVNTVTFEESAGSLKAVGSNTDVTGIVNALRHAGTKAAPSAVILGGGGTAASAIAALQELGTGTVQVFVRDASRTSEVRSAADSLGVALEIRPLAAAARPTAEADVVISTLPPRAADGLAAEIAALKTRTPGVLLDVAYDPWPSLVASVWQAGGGAVVPGLEMLLYQAVEQVRLFTRRGEDVNAAVIDVMCDAVGLARRAF; encoded by the coding sequence ATGAGCCTGCGGGCTGCCGTCCTTGGCCACCCGATCAGCCACTCGAAGTCCCCGGCGCTGCACCTCTCTGCCTACGGGCAGCTCGGGGCCGGCATCAGTTACACGGCCATCGACGTCACGGAGGCGCTGCTCCCCGCGTTCATGCGTCAGATCCGGGACCAGCCGGGCTGGCGGGGCCTCTCGGTGACCATGCCCCTGAAGACGGCCATGCTGGATGAGGTGGACGAGGTACGTGGGGTGGCGGGGACCCTCGGCGTGGTCAACACCGTCACGTTCGAGGAATCGGCGGGCAGCCTGAAGGCTGTGGGCTCGAATACGGACGTCACAGGCATCGTCAATGCCCTGCGGCACGCCGGCACCAAGGCGGCCCCGTCGGCCGTCATCCTCGGCGGCGGCGGAACAGCGGCATCGGCCATCGCTGCCCTGCAGGAGCTGGGCACCGGCACCGTGCAGGTCTTTGTCCGTGATGCGTCCCGGACGTCGGAGGTCCGCTCCGCCGCCGACAGCCTGGGCGTGGCCCTCGAAATCCGTCCGCTGGCTGCGGCCGCCCGTCCCACTGCGGAGGCCGACGTCGTCATTTCCACCCTGCCGCCCCGCGCGGCAGATGGACTCGCCGCGGAAATTGCGGCGTTGAAGACCAGGACCCCCGGCGTCCTGCTGGACGTTGCCTACGATCCGTGGCCCAGCCTGGTTGCTTCCGTGTGGCAGGCCGGCGGGGGTGCCGTAGTGCCCGGCCTGGAAATGCTGCTGTACCAGGCCGTGGAACAGGTGCGGCTCTTCACCCGGCGCGGGGAAGACGTTAATGCAGCTGTCATAGATGTGATGTGTGACGCAGTCGGCCTTGCCCGGCGGGCGTTCTGA